CGGGCGCAGATTTGGCGGCAGCTGCAACCCTTGTCGGTCTCCTGAGGGGACTTCGTGGAGCATTTACAGCAGAACTTGGAGAGGCTTCGTTCTCGGTGGCCGGCTCTCGTTATGGCCGTACGGGACAGCGCCGGGAGTGTCCTCACCCTGACACCCTCGCGTGAAGGTGCTCCCTCTGCCACGTACCAAGGTCAATGGGTCCACAGTGCCTACGATCCTCGCACAGAAGCAAGATCTTGGGCCGACCAACAAGTGAGTGAATGGAAGCGGGGAGAGTTGGGTGTCGTACTCGGGGTCGGATTGCTGTATCACATCGAGGCCTTAGCTCAGGTGAATCCTGATCATTTCTCGCTAGCCGTCGTGGTGCCTGACCCCTCGGTGCTGAAGGATGCGATGGGAGCGAGGCCGCTCGGTCCCTGGCTCGACACGATTATCTGGATCACGGGAACGGCTCAGGACATGGCAGAGCAACTGGCATCACACGCCACATCTCTCCGGTTCTTTACCTATGGACCGGCGGCGCGAGTCCATGCTGAGGCACATCAGCGGCTCGAGGCCAACTTGCGGCGGATCATTGCCGTCCAAGCAGGAGGCCGTCTGCATGTGGCGGTGGTCGGTCCGATTTATGGTGGCTCACTCCCGATCGCCCGTTATGCCGTCCGCGCACTCGGTGAGTTGGGCCATCGGGTCACCTGTATCGACCACGGCGTCCATCATGCCAGCTATCAGGCCTTTGATGCCCATCGAGAGGATCGATCTCGACTGACCGTACAGAGCCGCTTTGCCGATGTGCTGAGTCTTAGCACGATGGCCACCATCGCCGAGGATCCTCCTGACCTTGTGCTGGCCATCGCCCAAGCTCCGTTGTCGCTGGCCGTTCTCCAACACTTGCAGAAAAAGAAGTTTCTGACGGCCATGTGGTTCGTGGAAAACTTTCGGCATCTCACATACTGGCAGCAACTTGCCGGTGGGTACGACTATTGGTTCGTGATTCAACAGACTGAATGCATCGAGGCCCTGAAGCGGGCTGGTGCTGATCAGGTGCACTACCTTCCCATGGCTGCGGATCCGGTCGTCCATCGTTCCATCACCCTGACGGCTGATGAGCAACAGGAGTATGGAGCCGACGTCTCGTTTGTCGGCGCAGGGTATGCCAATCGACGCCGTCTCTTGCCTCAGTGGCTCTCCAAGGCATGGTCATTCAAGTTGTGGGGGAATGAATGGGACGGTGCAGCCGCCCTTTCCAGCGTCCTCCAACGAAACGGGGCCAGGATCGATACCGACACCTGCATGAAGGTGTTCAATGCGACAGCCATCAATCTGAATCTCCATTCCTCTTCCGGCATGGGAGTGGATGCTCATCCGGATTTCGTGAACCCTCGGACGTTTGAACTTGCCGCATGCGGGGCCTTTCAACTGCTGGATGAAAGAACTCTCCTTTCAGAGCTGTTCACGTCTGAGGAGCTGGTGTGCTTTCGAAGCCCAGGCGAGGTTCCCGCATTGATTCAGACGTGGCTCAAGGATTCGGCCGGCCGGAGAGCCTATGCAGCGGCGGCGCAGCGGCGCGTGTTGCGTGAACATACATACCGACACCGGATGCAGGACCTCCTCGCTGCCGTGGGCCTGCATCAGCCCGATAGAATTGGTTCGGTCTTGCGTGGCGAGCGATCCGCGACCGAGCTGCAGCGTCGGACGGATTCTGCAACCGAACTCTCACCGTTGCTGAGGCGATTTCCTCCCGGCCAACGGGTCGAGCTCAAGGATCTTGCCGCCGATATCCGGACACGGGCCCCTGGTCGCGAACTAAGCCGAGAGGAGTTGCTGGTGCTGATGTTGGACAGCTATCGGGCTGAAACGAGAGATCTTGTATGACGCGCACGATGGACGTCAGTTTCAAATCGCGCGTTTCAAGTTTCATGCTATCGGAAGGCTGGTTCACCCAACTTGAAACCTGAAACTTGAAACCCCAAATCATGAAACAAGTTCTGATCTTAAACATCACCCGGATGGGCGATCTTGTGCAAATGGGAGCTCTGTTGAACCGACTTCAAGAAGAATGGCCGGGAGCGTCGGTGGATCTGGTGGTGGATCGGCGGTTTGCCTCGGTAGCGGCCTTGATGACAGGTTTGCGCGATGTGATCCCGTTCGATTTTCACGTGCTTATCGACGAGAGCCGTGCAGCGGTGAAGGATGTGGTCTCACTCTACCAAGAGGTGAATGCCTGGGTGCGGCCGCTTGCCGAACGGCGCTACGATCGTATCATCAACCTCACGTTCAATCGGCCCAGTGCCCTCTTGGCCGGCGCGATCGGCGCGGCGGACATGCGCGGCGCGCGAAGCGCATGGGACGGCGGGATGGTGGTCGACAATCCATGGATGGCCTATTTTTGTGATTTCCACCAATTCCGCCGGTTCAATCGATTTAATCTCGTGGATGTCTACGCGTTAGGTGGCAGCGGTCCCGGTTCGTTTAGTCCATTACACATCATGATTCCGGAGCAGGATCGTGCATGGGCCAGGCAAACACTGGCGGGATCGCCTCAGTGGGTGGCCGTTCAAGCCGGTGCCAGTGACGTTATGAAGGCCTGGCGTCCTCATCTGTTCGGGCTGTCGCTCGCCCAGCTCAGTCAACAATGGCACGGCGGTCTTGCC
The nucleotide sequence above comes from Nitrospira sp.. Encoded proteins:
- a CDS encoding glycosyltransferase; the encoded protein is MEHLQQNLERLRSRWPALVMAVRDSAGSVLTLTPSREGAPSATYQGQWVHSAYDPRTEARSWADQQVSEWKRGELGVVLGVGLLYHIEALAQVNPDHFSLAVVVPDPSVLKDAMGARPLGPWLDTIIWITGTAQDMAEQLASHATSLRFFTYGPAARVHAEAHQRLEANLRRIIAVQAGGRLHVAVVGPIYGGSLPIARYAVRALGELGHRVTCIDHGVHHASYQAFDAHREDRSRLTVQSRFADVLSLSTMATIAEDPPDLVLAIAQAPLSLAVLQHLQKKKFLTAMWFVENFRHLTYWQQLAGGYDYWFVIQQTECIEALKRAGADQVHYLPMAADPVVHRSITLTADEQQEYGADVSFVGAGYANRRRLLPQWLSKAWSFKLWGNEWDGAAALSSVLQRNGARIDTDTCMKVFNATAINLNLHSSSGMGVDAHPDFVNPRTFELAACGAFQLLDERTLLSELFTSEELVCFRSPGEVPALIQTWLKDSAGRRAYAAAAQRRVLREHTYRHRMQDLLAAVGLHQPDRIGSVLRGERSATELQRRTDSATELSPLLRRFPPGQRVELKDLAADIRTRAPGRELSREELLVLMLDSYRAETRDLV